The following coding sequences are from one Armatimonadota bacterium window:
- a CDS encoding thermonuclease family protein, producing MRRRGALGLGSLALLLAAFFLWQQRPSTSLCPHPPRPEAVLEATVRHAVDGDTVEVEVHGNLERIRLIGVDTPEMRDPRPSIREVARLAAQFTRGRLVGRRVGLELDVEPRDRYRRLLGYVWLGGRLFNLELLESGYARLYTVPPNVRYVEWFRTCQRLAREARRGLWAQ from the coding sequence ATGCGACGGCGCGGTGCCCTGGGCCTCGGTTCCCTCGCCCTTCTCCTCGCGGCATTCTTCCTGTGGCAGCAGCGCCCCTCCACCTCCCTCTGCCCCCACCCGCCGCGTCCGGAGGCGGTCCTGGAAGCCACCGTGCGGCACGCGGTGGACGGGGATACGGTGGAGGTGGAGGTCCACGGGAATCTGGAGCGCATCCGGCTCATCGGGGTGGACACCCCGGAGATGCGGGATCCCCGCCCGTCCATCCGGGAGGTGGCGCGTCTCGCGGCCCAGTTCACCCGCGGTCGGCTCGTGGGGCGTCGGGTGGGTTTGGAGCTGGACGTGGAGCCACGGGACCGCTACAGGAGACTCCTGGGCTATGTGTGGCTCGGGGGGCGTCTGTTCAACCTGGAGCTGCTGGAATCCGGGTACGCGCGGCTGTACACCGTACCGCCCAACGTCCGGTACGTGGAGTGGTTCCGAACCTGCCAGCGCCTGGCGCGGGAGGCCCGGAGGGGCCTGTGGGCGCAGTAG
- a CDS encoding SagB family peptide dehydrogenase, whose product MRNGAKELLAYHEATKHSYWSVRSAPGGLDWSNEPRLRKRYRGPDLLPLPRDLPRGGLAAVEAVASPGSEGRGSLDLRTLTALLHYSAGILRTRRYPGGEIAFRAAPCTGALYHLEVYVVCADLVGLPAGVYHYGPHDHGLHRLRTGDYRALLARAAGGEERVERCAAALIVTSMWQRNAWKYRARAYRHVFWDAGTLLSNLLAMSAAHEIPARVLVGFVDREVARLLDLDPDRELPVALVALGSGDPPSPSPPVGPLDYATEPILRREIREPLLLAAHAASSFRSPEEVRTWRDFQVDVRRGEVSGTLYPLRRMPPDQLPRIPVEDVILRRRSTRRFGRTAIPFEAFSEILLRATGAIPADFVSDDTSLVVPFLIVHAVEALPQGTYVFHRDRGALELLRAGEFREEASYLALEQPAAGSAAVAVFWMTRLDQVLGSLGARGYRAAQLEGGVRGGKVYLLAHALGLRATALTFYDDEVTEFLLPAASGYSPMFLVVFGPRA is encoded by the coding sequence ATGCGCAACGGGGCCAAGGAGCTGCTGGCCTACCACGAGGCCACCAAGCACTCCTACTGGAGCGTGCGGAGCGCTCCGGGAGGGTTGGACTGGTCCAACGAGCCCCGCCTGCGGAAGCGCTACCGGGGACCGGACCTGCTTCCGCTTCCCCGGGACCTCCCAAGGGGCGGCCTTGCCGCGGTGGAGGCAGTGGCCTCGCCCGGGAGCGAGGGGAGGGGGAGCCTCGATCTCCGCACCCTGACGGCCCTGCTGCATTACTCTGCGGGGATCCTGCGCACCCGCCGCTACCCGGGCGGCGAGATCGCCTTCCGGGCCGCTCCCTGTACCGGGGCCCTCTACCACCTCGAGGTCTATGTGGTGTGCGCGGACCTGGTGGGGCTTCCCGCGGGCGTGTACCACTACGGGCCGCACGACCACGGGCTGCACCGACTGCGCACGGGGGACTACCGAGCCCTCCTGGCCCGGGCCGCGGGAGGGGAGGAGAGGGTGGAGCGGTGTGCGGCGGCGCTGATCGTGACCAGCATGTGGCAGCGGAATGCCTGGAAGTACCGGGCCCGGGCCTACCGGCACGTCTTCTGGGACGCGGGCACCCTGCTCAGCAACCTCCTCGCGATGTCGGCCGCCCATGAAATCCCCGCGCGGGTGCTTGTTGGGTTCGTGGATCGGGAGGTCGCGCGGCTTTTGGATCTGGATCCGGACCGGGAGCTCCCCGTGGCCCTGGTGGCCCTGGGGAGCGGAGATCCCCCTTCGCCGTCGCCCCCCGTAGGACCCCTGGACTACGCCACAGAGCCCATCCTGCGCCGGGAGATCAGAGAGCCCCTCCTCCTCGCCGCCCACGCGGCCTCCTCGTTCAGGAGTCCGGAGGAAGTGCGGACCTGGCGCGACTTCCAGGTTGACGTCCGGCGCGGAGAGGTGTCCGGAACCCTCTACCCCCTTCGCCGCATGCCTCCGGACCAGCTGCCGAGGATCCCCGTGGAAGACGTGATCCTCCGGAGGCGATCCACCCGTCGGTTCGGGAGGACGGCGATTCCCTTCGAGGCTTTCTCGGAGATCCTCCTGCGGGCTACGGGAGCCATTCCCGCGGATTTCGTCTCGGACGATACCTCCCTTGTCGTTCCCTTCCTGATCGTGCACGCAGTGGAAGCACTCCCACAGGGTACGTACGTGTTCCATCGGGATCGAGGGGCCTTAGAGCTCCTTCGGGCAGGGGAGTTCCGGGAGGAGGCCAGCTACCTGGCCCTGGAGCAGCCCGCGGCGGGGTCGGCGGCGGTGGCGGTGTTCTGGATGACGCGGCTGGATCAGGTCCTGGGGTCCCTGGGAGCCAGGGGATATCGGGCTGCGCAGCTGGAGGGCGGGGTCCGGGGAGGGAAGGTTTACCTCCTGGCCCACGCCCTGGGCCTGCGGGCCACGGCTCTCACCTTCTACGACGACGAGGTCACGGAATTCCTCCTGCCGGCCGCTTCCGGCTACAGCCCCATGTTCCTGGTGGTGTTCGGCCCTAGGGCGTAG
- a CDS encoding DUF58 domain-containing protein produces MRRLEFKVVRRLDGFLFGDYTGIFYGPSLDLAEVREYIPGDEVRRIDWNVTARTARLHVRQYLEEKELTAWFLVDLSPSMGFGTRRVLKRELAAEFCGAAAYIVARHGDKVGALLFPNRILLPPRTGRRHVLRLVHALTRTEKVPNGGRTDLAEALRSLHRMLRRRSLLFLVSDFLAPDGWEGPLRHLAHRHDVIAVHITDPAERELPDVGVVTFEDPETAEQVRVDTSDPAVRKAYRELVAAREERLRRVFRSAGVDVLTLSTHTSIVEPLVRFVAFRRRRRWSSRGR; encoded by the coding sequence TTGAGGCGCCTCGAGTTTAAGGTCGTCCGGCGGCTGGACGGGTTCCTGTTCGGCGACTACACGGGAATCTTCTACGGCCCCAGCCTCGACCTCGCGGAGGTCCGGGAGTACATCCCGGGGGACGAAGTCCGGCGCATCGACTGGAACGTCACCGCCCGCACCGCCCGCCTGCATGTCCGCCAGTACCTGGAGGAGAAGGAGCTCACCGCGTGGTTCCTCGTGGACCTCTCCCCCTCCATGGGCTTCGGCACCCGGAGGGTCCTCAAGCGGGAGTTGGCCGCGGAGTTCTGCGGGGCCGCCGCCTACATCGTGGCACGGCACGGGGACAAGGTGGGGGCTTTGCTCTTCCCGAACCGGATCCTGCTCCCACCCCGGACTGGCCGGCGACACGTCCTGCGGCTGGTGCACGCCCTCACCCGGACGGAGAAGGTTCCAAACGGAGGCCGCACGGACCTCGCGGAGGCCCTCCGCTCCCTGCACCGAATGCTGCGGCGGCGGTCGCTGTTGTTTCTGGTCTCCGATTTTCTGGCCCCGGACGGGTGGGAGGGACCGTTGCGGCACCTGGCCCACCGGCATGACGTGATCGCGGTGCACATCACGGACCCCGCGGAACGGGAACTGCCAGACGTGGGCGTGGTGACCTTCGAGGATCCAGAGACCGCGGAGCAGGTGCGGGTGGACACCTCAGATCCCGCGGTGCGCAAGGCCTACCGGGAGCTCGTGGCCGCGCGGGAGGAGCGGCTGCGGAGGGTCTTCCGGAGTGCGGGCGTGGACGTGCTTACCCTCTCCACCCACACCAGCATCGTGGAGCCCCTGGTGCGGTTCGTGGCGTTCCGGAGGAGGCGGCGGTGGAGTTCACGTGGCCGGTGA
- a CDS encoding VWA domain-containing protein, with translation MEFTWPVMLVGLAGVPLLVAGWWALRRYQARAATAFADPHLLPLLRRGRRVRAPHLPLYLYLGAIVLFVLASARPVGAILLPANRAAVVLAVDMSKSMVATDLPPSRLEVAKQVAREFLRTVPRSAKVGLVSFSDYAQVLVRPTTQHQDVLEALERLQPTQATSIGSAILTAVRALPGREQAGQELLTGQPGMLPIPPPTPAPTQEPLPPGAILLISDGVSNLGVDPFQAAQVARRFEVKIYTVGVGTPQGSVQTVDGQLVFIPFDPTGLQQIAAITGGRYFYPPTSEDLRRVYRELGRSFGWERQRMELSVLFAAAGALAMMAGGALSLAWHRRLP, from the coding sequence GTGGAGTTCACGTGGCCGGTGATGCTGGTGGGGTTGGCGGGTGTGCCTCTGCTGGTGGCGGGGTGGTGGGCCCTGCGCCGCTACCAGGCCAGAGCCGCCACCGCATTCGCGGACCCCCACCTGCTGCCCCTGCTGCGCCGGGGACGGAGGGTGCGGGCACCGCACCTGCCGCTCTACCTGTACCTCGGGGCCATCGTGCTGTTCGTCCTGGCCTCCGCCCGTCCCGTGGGAGCCATCCTCCTCCCCGCGAACCGGGCCGCGGTGGTGCTCGCGGTGGACATGAGCAAGAGCATGGTGGCCACCGACCTCCCGCCCAGCCGCCTGGAAGTCGCCAAGCAGGTGGCCCGGGAATTCCTGCGGACTGTACCCCGCAGCGCCAAGGTGGGACTCGTGTCCTTCAGCGACTACGCACAGGTGCTGGTGCGGCCCACCACCCAGCATCAGGACGTGCTGGAGGCCTTAGAACGCCTGCAGCCCACCCAGGCCACCTCCATCGGCTCAGCCATCCTCACCGCGGTGCGAGCCCTCCCTGGCCGGGAACAGGCGGGGCAGGAGCTCCTCACAGGGCAGCCGGGGATGCTCCCGATTCCGCCTCCCACGCCCGCGCCCACCCAGGAGCCTCTTCCGCCCGGCGCCATCCTTCTGATCTCAGACGGTGTGAGCAACCTCGGTGTGGATCCCTTCCAGGCGGCCCAGGTGGCCCGGCGGTTCGAGGTGAAGATCTACACGGTGGGGGTAGGAACCCCGCAGGGCAGTGTTCAGACGGTGGACGGCCAGCTGGTCTTCATCCCCTTCGACCCCACGGGGCTGCAGCAGATCGCGGCGATCACGGGCGGCCGGTACTTCTACCCTCCCACCAGTGAGGACCTGCGGCGGGTGTACCGGGAGCTGGGCCGGTCCTTCGGATGGGAGCGGCAGCGTATGGAGCTTTCGGTCCTCTTCGCCGCGGCCGGAGCGCTCGCCATGATGGCAGGGGGAGCGCTCTCCCTCGCGTGGCATCGGAGGCTCCCGTGA
- a CDS encoding AAA family ATPase — MPLATEVYGQAASTLRNVLFEVKKVIVGQDLMLERLLVALLARGHVLIEGVPGLAKTLTVKTLARVIGGEFKRIQFTPDLVPADLIGTRIYNQARGTFETELGPIFANLVLADEINRAPAKVQSALLEAMQERQVTIGKQTFKLPDPFLVMATQNPIESEGTYPLPEAQLDRFMFKVVIGYPSVHEEIEVVERGTGERPPEANQVIDTEQLRELQRITDTVYVPPRVMEYAVSLAVATRDPGGVGLPELRRYISFGASPRAPLNLVLGGKALAVLRGREYVLPEDVRDLSFEVLRHRMVLSYEALAEEVSPDQIITRILERVPLPKVHIGDPYGDTRADLEAPRV; from the coding sequence ATGCCCCTTGCCACGGAAGTCTATGGGCAGGCGGCCAGCACCCTGCGCAACGTGCTCTTTGAGGTCAAGAAGGTCATCGTGGGCCAGGACCTCATGCTGGAGCGGCTCCTGGTGGCCCTCCTTGCCCGAGGCCATGTGCTCATCGAGGGGGTCCCGGGGCTCGCGAAGACCCTCACGGTGAAGACCCTGGCCCGGGTCATCGGTGGAGAGTTCAAGCGGATCCAGTTCACCCCGGACCTCGTGCCCGCGGACCTCATCGGCACCCGCATCTACAACCAAGCCCGGGGGACCTTCGAGACGGAGCTGGGACCCATCTTTGCCAACCTGGTGCTGGCAGACGAGATCAACCGGGCTCCCGCCAAGGTGCAGTCGGCGCTTCTGGAGGCCATGCAGGAGCGGCAGGTCACCATCGGCAAGCAGACGTTTAAGCTTCCGGATCCCTTCCTCGTCATGGCGACCCAGAACCCCATCGAGAGCGAGGGAACGTACCCCCTGCCGGAGGCGCAGCTGGACCGGTTCATGTTCAAGGTGGTGATCGGGTATCCCTCCGTGCACGAGGAGATCGAGGTGGTGGAGCGGGGCACCGGAGAGCGCCCTCCGGAGGCGAACCAGGTGATCGACACGGAGCAGCTGCGGGAGCTGCAGCGGATTACGGACACCGTGTACGTGCCCCCGCGGGTGATGGAGTACGCGGTCTCCCTGGCGGTGGCTACCCGGGACCCGGGCGGCGTGGGGCTGCCGGAGCTGCGCCGGTACATCTCCTTCGGGGCAAGCCCCCGGGCCCCCCTGAACCTGGTGCTGGGTGGGAAGGCCCTGGCAGTCCTGCGGGGGCGGGAGTACGTGCTGCCCGAGGACGTGCGGGATCTGAGCTTTGAGGTCCTGCGGCACCGTATGGTGCTCTCCTACGAGGCCCTGGCGGAGGAGGTGAGCCCCGACCAGATCATCACCCGCATCCTGGAGCGGGTGCCCCTTCCCAAGGTGCACATCGGGGATCCGTATGGAGACACCCGAGCAGATCTTGAGGCGCCTCGAGTTTAA
- a CDS encoding VWA domain-containing protein: MSFQWPAALVSLFLLPLLTWGYRGLLRRRSARAVMHPDAATLLTAAARGRRWWQHLGAILFGSALAAALMALARPVAPLPVPASNVYVVLSLDVSRSMLAEDIPPNRLEATKRAAVEFVRAMPRDARVGLVTFSSYASLLVPPTTDHERVIRAIEGLVAEFATAIGDGLLEAVYALPGRERPQDLSTPPRAPQGKLPPGTVVLMSDGQSNRGVPPLDAARIARDLQVKVFTVGVGTPEGTFLNLGGRMIWVRLDEETLKEIAAITDGTYHHASTASELRRVYRTLGRVIGWEKRPTEVTALAAAAAAVLLAGSVAISMLQLHRLP; this comes from the coding sequence GTGAGCTTCCAGTGGCCCGCGGCCCTGGTGAGCCTGTTTCTGCTTCCCCTCTTGACCTGGGGATACCGGGGGCTACTGCGGCGGCGAAGCGCTCGGGCGGTCATGCATCCGGACGCCGCGACCCTCCTGACCGCCGCGGCCCGGGGAAGGCGCTGGTGGCAGCACCTGGGCGCGATCCTGTTCGGCAGCGCCCTCGCGGCGGCCCTGATGGCGCTTGCCCGGCCCGTGGCGCCGCTTCCGGTCCCCGCCAGCAACGTGTACGTGGTGCTCTCCCTGGACGTGAGCCGCAGCATGCTGGCGGAGGACATCCCGCCGAACCGCCTGGAGGCCACCAAGCGGGCGGCGGTGGAGTTCGTGCGGGCCATGCCCCGGGACGCCCGGGTGGGGCTTGTGACCTTCAGCTCGTACGCCTCCCTCCTGGTGCCGCCCACCACGGACCACGAGCGGGTGATCCGCGCCATCGAGGGGCTCGTGGCGGAGTTCGCCACCGCTATCGGGGACGGGCTGTTGGAGGCCGTCTACGCCCTCCCGGGGCGGGAGCGACCCCAGGACCTCTCCACTCCCCCCCGAGCCCCTCAGGGCAAGCTCCCCCCCGGTACCGTGGTGCTCATGAGCGACGGACAGAGCAACCGGGGCGTCCCGCCCCTGGACGCGGCCCGCATCGCCCGGGATCTCCAGGTAAAGGTGTTCACGGTGGGGGTAGGGACTCCCGAGGGCACCTTCCTGAACCTCGGCGGCCGCATGATCTGGGTGCGCCTCGATGAGGAGACGCTCAAGGAGATCGCGGCCATCACGGACGGCACCTATCACCACGCTTCCACCGCCTCGGAGCTGCGGCGCGTTTACCGTACCCTGGGCCGGGTGATCGGGTGGGAGAAGCGACCCACAGAGGTCACCGCCCTCGCGGCGGCCGCGGCCGCCGTCCTCCTCGCAGGCTCCGTGGCCATCTCCATGCTCCAGCTCCACCGCCTGCCCTGA
- a CDS encoding diguanylate cyclase yields the protein MLEGLRRRIEQATAEPLTASVGVALCPDHGTDPKVLLQLADEALYRAKALGKNRMELVG from the coding sequence GTGCTGGAGGGGCTGCGGCGGCGCATCGAGCAGGCCACGGCAGAACCCCTCACCGCCAGCGTAGGGGTTGCCCTGTGCCCGGACCACGGCACGGATCCCAAGGTGCTCTTACAGCTCGCGGACGAGGCCCTTTACCGGGCCAAGGCCCTGGGGAAGAACCGGATGGAACTGGTGGGTTAG
- a CDS encoding carbohydrate ABC transporter permease, translated as MYAAALAFTLFAVFPFYWMLITAFKQNRDLYVGATNLQHIPWIFNEPPTLHHVRLLFLNTPYLLWLRNTALVGALVVLITLLVAVPAGYSLARLAGRWGERLGIGIFLTYLVPPTLLFLPFARVVSWLGLQNSPWALVLVYPTFTVPFCTWLMMGFFRSVPRELEEQGLVDGYSRLAVIGRVVLPLAVPGMLTVVIFAFTLVLQEFVYALTFISQVDRMTISLGVPVALVRGDVFYWGSLMAACFLTSVPIAVVYSAFMDRFIAGLTAGAVKG; from the coding sequence CTGTACGCCGCGGCCCTGGCCTTCACCCTGTTCGCCGTCTTCCCTTTCTACTGGATGCTCATCACCGCCTTCAAACAGAACCGGGATCTGTACGTGGGGGCCACGAACCTGCAGCACATCCCCTGGATCTTCAACGAACCGCCCACCCTGCACCACGTGCGGCTCCTGTTCCTCAACACCCCCTACCTCCTGTGGCTTCGGAACACCGCCCTGGTGGGCGCCCTGGTGGTCCTCATCACCCTGCTGGTGGCGGTCCCCGCGGGCTACAGCCTCGCTCGCCTCGCGGGCCGGTGGGGGGAGCGGCTAGGGATCGGGATCTTCCTCACCTACCTCGTCCCGCCCACCCTGCTCTTCCTTCCCTTCGCCCGGGTGGTCTCGTGGCTCGGACTCCAGAACTCTCCTTGGGCCCTGGTGCTCGTCTATCCCACCTTCACCGTCCCGTTCTGCACTTGGCTCATGATGGGCTTCTTCCGATCCGTGCCCCGGGAGCTGGAGGAGCAGGGACTCGTGGACGGCTACAGCCGGCTCGCGGTGATCGGGAGGGTGGTGCTCCCCCTGGCGGTGCCCGGAATGCTCACCGTGGTCATCTTCGCCTTCACCCTGGTCCTGCAGGAATTCGTCTACGCCCTCACCTTCATCAGCCAGGTAGATCGCATGACCATCAGCCTGGGGGTTCCCGTGGCCCTGGTCCGGGGGGATGTGTTCTACTGGGGATCCCTCATGGCTGCCTGCTTTCTGACCAGCGTCCCCATTGCCGTGGTCTACTCTGCCTTCATGGACCGGTTCATCGCGGGCCTCACCGCGGGGGCCGTGAAAGGGTAG
- the guaB gene encoding IMP dehydrogenase — MPQDTFRLGLTFDDVLLVPKRSGVASRAEVSTRTRLCRGIEMEIPIVSANMDSVTESEMAIAMARVGGIGIIHRFLPIEQQAAEVRRVKRAESVVIDRPYTFRPHQTLREAVAFMEEHGSAGLLVVDEEGRLLGLVTARDLLFEEDLDQPITRVMTPRERLVTAPPEVTIEEAKEILHRHRVEKLPLVDRQGRLRGLITQRDIQSRMRYPQATKDNKGRLRVGAAVGIRGDYLERAAALAAEDVDVLVVDVAHGHSEGVLRALERLREEFPGIPLIAGNVATAEGARDLILAGADAVKVGVGPGSTCTTRIVTGAGVPQLTAILDAARVAREYDVPVIADGGIRNSGDITKALAAGAHTVMLGNLLAGTEESPGALVVQGGQQYKLFRGMASLWATARRRSLDHPVEEEELSQIVAEGIEARVPYRGKVADVVAQLLGGLRGGMSYCGARTIEELQRNAEFIRITPAGLRESYPHDVEPM; from the coding sequence ATGCCTCAGGACACGTTCCGGTTGGGACTCACATTTGACGACGTGCTGTTGGTGCCCAAGCGCAGCGGCGTGGCCTCCCGCGCGGAGGTGAGCACCCGCACCCGCCTGTGCCGGGGGATCGAGATGGAGATCCCCATCGTGAGCGCCAACATGGACTCCGTCACGGAGAGCGAGATGGCCATCGCCATGGCCCGGGTGGGTGGGATCGGTATCATCCACCGGTTCCTGCCCATCGAGCAGCAGGCCGCGGAGGTGCGGCGGGTGAAACGGGCCGAAAGCGTGGTCATCGACCGCCCCTATACCTTCCGGCCACACCAGACCCTGCGGGAGGCGGTGGCCTTCATGGAGGAGCACGGGTCCGCGGGACTGCTGGTGGTGGACGAGGAGGGAAGGCTCCTGGGGCTCGTGACCGCCCGCGACCTCCTCTTCGAAGAGGACCTGGACCAGCCCATCACCCGCGTGATGACTCCGCGGGAGCGGCTGGTGACCGCGCCACCTGAGGTGACGATTGAGGAGGCCAAGGAGATCCTGCACCGGCACCGGGTGGAGAAGCTGCCGCTCGTGGACAGGCAGGGCAGGCTCCGGGGCCTCATCACCCAGCGGGACATCCAGAGCCGGATGCGCTACCCCCAGGCCACGAAGGACAATAAGGGCCGTCTGCGGGTGGGTGCAGCGGTGGGCATCCGGGGGGATTACCTCGAGCGGGCCGCGGCCCTGGCGGCCGAGGACGTCGATGTGCTCGTGGTAGACGTGGCCCACGGACACAGCGAGGGCGTGCTCCGGGCCCTGGAGCGGCTCCGGGAGGAGTTTCCGGGGATCCCCCTCATCGCGGGCAACGTGGCCACCGCGGAAGGAGCCCGGGACCTCATCCTGGCAGGCGCGGATGCGGTGAAAGTAGGGGTGGGGCCCGGCAGCACCTGCACCACCCGCATCGTCACGGGCGCGGGCGTACCGCAGCTCACCGCCATCCTGGACGCGGCCCGGGTGGCCCGGGAGTACGACGTGCCCGTGATCGCGGACGGCGGCATCCGGAACTCCGGGGACATCACCAAGGCCCTGGCCGCGGGTGCGCATACCGTAATGCTCGGCAACCTCCTCGCGGGCACGGAGGAGAGCCCCGGGGCGCTGGTGGTGCAGGGAGGGCAACAGTACAAGCTCTTCCGCGGGATGGCGAGCCTGTGGGCCACGGCCCGTAGGCGATCCCTGGACCACCCCGTGGAGGAGGAGGAGCTGAGCCAGATCGTGGCGGAGGGGATCGAAGCCCGGGTGCCCTACCGGGGCAAGGTGGCGGACGTGGTCGCGCAGCTCCTCGGCGGGCTGCGCGGCGGGATGAGCTATTGCGGGGCCCGGACCATCGAGGAGCTGCAGCGAAACGCGGAGTTCATCCGGATCACCCCCGCGGGTCTGCGGGAGAGCTACCCGCACGACGTGGAGCCCATGTAG
- a CDS encoding HD-GYP domain-containing protein — protein MLFAGDLIDRIESGYSEAVFALVAALEARDPYTHGHSARVAQLAVLLGEAMRLPPEEIRSLTRAGRIHDIGKIAIPDRILYKPGPLTEEEYTLVRQHPQIGYDIVRRIPSLWGELPAILHHHEWYDGRGYPADLAGERIPLSARVLAVADVYDALTSERPYRRAWTHEAAVAHIRAMAGSQFDPRCVEAFLRVADRWRARQAPDPGTADP, from the coding sequence GTGCTGTTCGCGGGGGACCTCATCGACCGCATCGAGTCCGGCTACAGCGAGGCGGTGTTTGCCCTGGTGGCTGCCCTGGAGGCCCGGGATCCCTACACGCACGGCCACTCCGCACGGGTGGCTCAACTCGCGGTGCTCCTTGGAGAGGCCATGCGTCTTCCTCCGGAAGAGATCCGCTCTTTGACCAGGGCGGGTCGGATCCACGACATCGGCAAGATCGCCATCCCCGATCGCATCCTCTACAAGCCGGGACCGCTTACGGAAGAGGAGTACACCCTGGTGCGACAGCATCCCCAGATCGGCTACGACATCGTACGTCGGATTCCCTCGCTCTGGGGTGAACTCCCTGCCATCCTGCACCACCACGAGTGGTACGATGGCCGCGGATATCCCGCGGACCTGGCGGGCGAGCGGATCCCCCTTTCGGCCCGCGTCCTCGCGGTGGCGGACGTCTACGACGCCCTCACCTCCGAGCGTCCGTACCGGAGAGCTTGGACCCACGAGGCAGCGGTGGCGCACATCCGGGCCATGGCCGGCTCCCAGTTCGATCCCCGCTGCGTGGAGGCCTTCCTCCGGGTGGCGGATCGGTGGCGGGCGCGGCAGGCTCCGGACCCCGGGACGGCGGACCCCTAA